A single Agrococcus sp. ARC_14 DNA region contains:
- a CDS encoding GntR family transcriptional regulator yields the protein MTATGPLRVSELERRGLRDRVYDRILDMLLEGSAEPESRLSIDTLAKQLDVSPTPVREAMVQLERTGLVTREALKGYRVAPPLGPEQLTELFDARVMLEAEATRLATPHAATLLPELREAHRTHEACAERVVAAMRSGEGSVRATQEYFAADAGFHRVVLQAAQNRYIASMHDDLGALTHRMRQAVIRGVNDVEEAHAEHSAVLEAFESGDPQAPETAMRAHINGVRARSLRETQD from the coding sequence ATGACCGCGACCGGGCCGCTGCGCGTGAGCGAGCTGGAGCGCAGGGGCCTGCGCGACCGCGTCTACGACCGCATCCTCGACATGCTGCTCGAGGGCTCGGCCGAGCCCGAGTCGCGGCTGTCGATCGACACGCTCGCGAAGCAGCTCGACGTCTCGCCGACGCCGGTGCGCGAGGCGATGGTGCAGCTCGAGCGCACGGGTCTCGTCACGCGCGAGGCGCTCAAGGGCTACCGCGTCGCGCCGCCGCTGGGGCCCGAGCAGCTGACCGAGCTGTTCGACGCCCGCGTCATGCTCGAGGCGGAGGCCACCAGGCTCGCCACCCCGCACGCGGCGACGCTGCTGCCGGAGCTGCGCGAGGCGCACCGCACCCACGAGGCGTGCGCGGAGCGGGTGGTGGCCGCGATGCGCTCCGGCGAGGGCAGCGTGCGCGCCACGCAGGAGTACTTCGCCGCCGACGCCGGCTTCCACCGCGTCGTGCTGCAGGCGGCCCAGAACCGCTACATCGCCTCGATGCACGACGACCTGGGTGCGCTGACGCACCGGATGCGACAGGCCGTCATCCGGGGCGTCAACGACGTCGAGGAGGCGCACGCAGAGCACAGCGCGGTGCTCGAGGCCTTCGAGTCGGGCGACCCGCAGGCGCCGGAGACGGCGATGCGCGCGCATATCAACGGCGTGCGAGCCCGCTCGCTGCGGGAGACGCAGGACTGA
- a CDS encoding triose-phosphate isomerase family protein has product MLIGSSLKMYFGRARTLEWTRAVAAICAEHPAVRQGLVEPFVIPTFPSIPDVVAVATDAGMLVGAQDLHWEDTGAFTGEVSAAELAEHGVTLAEIGHAERRRLFGETDETVALKVAAALRNGIAPVLCIGEEIEVEPAAAAAACIAQLDASLAVAREQERIGRLIVAYEPVWAIGAPQPAGDDHIRAVGTALRARLAELPFDAQVIYGGSAGPGLLPRIADSVDGMFLGRFAHEPAAFGAILDEALALEGQR; this is encoded by the coding sequence ATGCTCATCGGGTCGAGCCTGAAGATGTACTTCGGGCGCGCGCGCACGCTCGAATGGACGCGCGCCGTCGCCGCGATCTGCGCCGAGCACCCCGCCGTCCGGCAGGGGCTCGTGGAGCCGTTCGTGATCCCGACGTTTCCGTCGATCCCCGATGTCGTAGCGGTGGCGACGGATGCCGGGATGCTGGTGGGCGCGCAGGATCTGCATTGGGAGGACACCGGCGCCTTCACCGGAGAGGTCTCGGCCGCGGAGCTCGCCGAGCACGGCGTGACGCTGGCGGAGATCGGCCACGCCGAGCGCCGCAGGCTGTTCGGCGAGACCGATGAGACCGTCGCGCTGAAGGTCGCGGCCGCGCTCCGCAACGGCATCGCGCCGGTGCTGTGCATCGGCGAGGAGATCGAGGTCGAGCCCGCCGCCGCCGCGGCCGCCTGCATCGCGCAGCTCGACGCATCCCTCGCCGTGGCCCGCGAGCAGGAGCGCATCGGTCGACTGATCGTGGCCTACGAGCCCGTCTGGGCCATCGGCGCGCCGCAGCCCGCCGGTGACGACCACATCCGCGCCGTCGGCACGGCGCTGCGCGCACGCCTGGCCGAGCTGCCGTTCGACGCGCAGGTGATCTACGGCGGGAGCGCGGGCCCCGGCCTGCTGCCGCGCATCGCCGACTCCGTCGACGGGATGTTCCTCGGCCGCTTCGCGCACGAGCCGGCCGCCTTCGGGGCGATCCTCGACGAGGCGCTGGCGCTGGAGGGGCAGCGATGA
- a CDS encoding ribose-5-phosphate isomerase, which translates to MGIRLIIGSDKAGFDYKEILKRDMEASELVDSLVDVGVDDADGATSYPKVAIEAAERIARGEADRALLFCGTGLGVAIAANKVTGIRAVTAHDSFSVERSVLSNDAQVLCMGQRVVGIELARRLAKEWLTYTFDPSSHSQANVDDICAYEG; encoded by the coding sequence ATGGGCATCCGCCTGATCATCGGCAGCGACAAGGCCGGATTCGACTACAAGGAGATCCTGAAGCGCGACATGGAGGCGAGCGAGCTCGTCGACTCGCTCGTGGATGTGGGCGTCGACGACGCGGACGGCGCGACCTCCTACCCGAAGGTCGCGATCGAGGCCGCGGAGCGCATCGCGCGCGGCGAGGCCGACCGGGCGCTGCTCTTCTGCGGCACGGGCCTCGGCGTGGCGATCGCGGCCAACAAGGTCACCGGCATCCGCGCCGTCACCGCGCACGACTCGTTCTCGGTCGAGCGCTCGGTGCTCTCGAACGATGCGCAGGTGCTGTGCATGGGTCAGCGCGTCGTCGGCATCGAGCTCGCCCGCAGGCTCGCGAAGGAGTGGCTGACCTACACGTTCGACCCCTCGAGCCACTCGCAGGCGAACGTCGACGACATCTGCGCCTACGAGGGCTGA
- a CDS encoding dihydroxyacetone kinase family protein, translated as MTRLFNDPSRFADEMIEGFVAAASRWVQAAPGGVVRSTQADEPTVVLVIGGGSGHYPAFGGLVGPGIAHGAAMGNLFASPSAQQVHAIATAADRGRGVLLSYGNYAGDVLHFDQAQEKLRAEGIDVRTVTVTDDIWSAPKHEQHKRRGIAGDLAVFKTAGAAAAAGYDLDGVERIAQLANARTRSFGVAFTGCTLPGASEPLFTVPAGKMAVGLGIHGEPGIDEVDVPTADELAELFVEKLLDEVPEGVSLEGARVVPLLNGLGNLKYEEMFVVYRRVAQLLDERGIAIVEPEVGELCTSFDMSGVSLTLLWLDDELETLWAAPADTPGFKKGSVAPQRAAAAVVATAVDASVPDAGDASREGARLIEAALAAVATAIDAAADELGRMDAVAGDGDHGIGMQRGSRAGADAATVAAEAGAGAQTTLVRAADAWSDRAGGTSGALWGEMLRAVGARLGDTDALEAAAVADGVVQAKDAVMAFGKAEVGDKTMVDAIVPFAEELARGVAAGEPLLEAWGRASEVGEVAAQATAALAATLGRARSHGDKSIGTPDPGAISFALITRTIHRVLTQSTREQSKEQ; from the coding sequence ATGACGCGACTGTTCAATGACCCCAGCCGGTTCGCCGACGAGATGATCGAGGGCTTCGTCGCCGCGGCATCGCGCTGGGTGCAGGCTGCGCCCGGGGGCGTCGTCCGATCCACCCAGGCGGACGAACCCACGGTCGTTCTCGTCATCGGCGGCGGCAGCGGCCACTACCCCGCGTTCGGCGGCCTCGTCGGCCCCGGCATCGCGCACGGCGCAGCGATGGGCAACCTGTTCGCATCGCCCTCCGCGCAGCAGGTGCACGCGATCGCGACGGCGGCCGATCGGGGACGCGGCGTGCTGCTGAGCTACGGCAACTACGCCGGCGACGTGCTGCACTTCGACCAGGCGCAGGAGAAGCTGCGGGCCGAGGGGATCGACGTGCGCACCGTCACGGTCACCGACGACATCTGGAGCGCTCCGAAGCACGAGCAGCACAAGCGCCGCGGCATCGCTGGCGATCTCGCCGTCTTCAAGACCGCCGGCGCCGCGGCCGCCGCGGGCTACGACCTCGACGGCGTCGAGCGCATCGCCCAGCTCGCCAACGCCCGCACCCGCTCGTTCGGCGTCGCCTTCACCGGCTGCACGCTGCCGGGCGCGAGCGAGCCGCTGTTCACGGTGCCTGCGGGCAAGATGGCCGTCGGCCTCGGCATCCACGGCGAGCCCGGCATCGACGAGGTCGACGTGCCGACGGCCGACGAGCTCGCCGAGCTCTTCGTCGAGAAGCTGCTCGACGAGGTGCCGGAGGGCGTCTCGCTCGAGGGCGCTCGCGTCGTGCCGCTGCTCAACGGCCTCGGCAACCTCAAGTACGAGGAGATGTTCGTCGTCTATCGCCGCGTCGCGCAGCTGCTCGACGAGCGCGGCATCGCGATCGTCGAGCCAGAGGTGGGCGAGCTCTGCACGAGCTTCGACATGTCGGGCGTCTCGCTGACGCTTCTGTGGCTCGACGACGAGCTCGAGACGCTCTGGGCGGCCCCCGCCGACACACCCGGCTTCAAGAAGGGCTCGGTGGCGCCGCAGCGCGCGGCCGCGGCCGTCGTCGCGACCGCGGTCGACGCATCCGTGCCCGACGCCGGCGACGCATCGCGCGAAGGCGCGCGCCTGATCGAGGCCGCGCTCGCGGCCGTCGCCACCGCCATCGACGCGGCGGCCGACGAGCTGGGTCGCATGGACGCCGTCGCCGGCGACGGCGACCACGGCATCGGCATGCAGCGCGGCTCGCGAGCGGGCGCCGACGCCGCGACGGTCGCGGCCGAGGCGGGCGCGGGTGCGCAGACGACGCTCGTGCGGGCTGCGGATGCGTGGAGCGACCGTGCCGGCGGCACGAGCGGGGCGCTGTGGGGGGAGATGCTGCGGGCCGTCGGCGCTCGCCTGGGCGACACCGACGCGCTCGAGGCCGCTGCGGTGGCCGACGGCGTCGTGCAGGCCAAGGACGCCGTGATGGCCTTCGGCAAGGCAGAGGTGGGCGACAAGACCATGGTCGACGCGATCGTGCCCTTCGCCGAGGAGCTCGCGCGCGGCGTGGCCGCAGGCGAGCCGCTGCTCGAGGCCTGGGGCCGGGCCTCGGAGGTCGGCGAGGTGGCTGCGCAGGCCACCGCGGCGCTCGCCGCGACGCTGGGCCGCGCCCGCTCGCACGGCGACAAGTCGATCGGCACACCCGACCCCGGCGCGATCTCGTTCGCGCTCATCACCAGGACCATCCACCGCGTGCTCACGCAAAGCACGCGCGAGCAGAGCAAGGAGCAGTGA
- a CDS encoding type II toxin-antitoxin system VapC family toxin: protein MKVVDAGVVVDVLNGIIDPARLGREPLAAPHLMDSAVMHVLRGKVMRGALSEEQGAGAVDAFLRLVIARYPAEPLRPRMWELRHNLTAYDATYVALAERVGATALLTTDARLASAPGLRCAIELLR, encoded by the coding sequence GTGAAGGTCGTCGACGCCGGGGTGGTGGTCGACGTGCTCAACGGCATCATCGACCCAGCGCGCCTGGGTCGCGAGCCTCTGGCGGCTCCGCACCTGATGGACAGTGCAGTGATGCACGTGCTGCGTGGCAAGGTCATGCGCGGCGCGCTGTCCGAGGAGCAGGGGGCGGGGGCTGTCGACGCCTTTCTGCGGCTGGTGATCGCTCGATATCCCGCCGAGCCGCTCCGCCCGCGCATGTGGGAGCTGCGGCACAACCTCACCGCCTACGACGCCACCTACGTCGCGCTGGCTGAGCGAGTTGGAGCGACCGCCCTTCTGACGACTGACGCTCGTCTCGCATCAGCACCCGGCCTGAGGTGCGCCATCGAGCTGCTCCGGTGA
- the fbaA gene encoding class II fructose-bisphosphate aldolase encodes MPVATPEEYAEMLDKAKKNAFAYPAINVSSSSTINAVLQGLAEAGSDGIIQVTTGGADFFAGQSVKNRAGGAIAFARFATEVAKAYPIKVALHTDHCPKDALDGFVFPLLEASEQEVKAGRAPLFQSHMWDGSAVPLEENLEIAKQILPRTHALNQVLEVEIGVVGGEEDGVSHEINDQLYTTLDDAIATVEALGLGEHGRYMAALTFGNVHGVYKPGNVQLRPELLGEIQQGLAAKYGTEAKPLDLVFHGGSGSTDDEIAQAVANGVIKMNIDTDTQYTYTRSVAASMFGNYDGVLKVDGEVGNKKVYDPRAWGKAAETAMAARVVSATQQLGSAGWSTK; translated from the coding sequence ATGCCCGTCGCAACGCCAGAAGAGTACGCAGAGATGCTCGACAAGGCGAAGAAGAACGCCTTCGCCTACCCCGCCATCAACGTCTCGTCATCGTCGACGATCAACGCCGTGCTGCAGGGCCTGGCCGAGGCCGGCTCCGACGGCATCATCCAGGTGACGACGGGCGGCGCCGACTTCTTCGCCGGCCAGAGCGTGAAGAACCGCGCAGGTGGCGCGATCGCCTTCGCGCGCTTCGCGACCGAGGTCGCCAAGGCCTACCCGATCAAGGTCGCGCTGCACACCGACCACTGCCCGAAGGACGCGCTCGACGGCTTCGTCTTCCCGCTGCTGGAGGCGAGCGAGCAGGAGGTCAAGGCCGGCCGCGCGCCGCTCTTCCAGTCGCACATGTGGGATGGCTCTGCCGTGCCGCTCGAGGAGAACCTCGAGATCGCGAAGCAGATCCTGCCTCGCACGCACGCCCTCAACCAGGTGCTCGAGGTCGAGATCGGCGTCGTCGGCGGCGAGGAGGACGGCGTCAGCCACGAGATCAACGACCAGCTCTACACGACGCTCGACGACGCGATCGCGACCGTCGAGGCGCTCGGCCTGGGCGAGCACGGCCGCTACATGGCGGCGCTCACCTTCGGCAACGTGCACGGTGTCTACAAGCCGGGCAACGTGCAGCTGCGGCCGGAGCTGCTGGGCGAGATCCAGCAGGGCCTCGCCGCGAAGTACGGCACCGAGGCGAAGCCGCTCGACCTCGTCTTCCACGGCGGCTCCGGCTCGACCGACGACGAGATCGCGCAGGCCGTCGCCAACGGCGTCATCAAGATGAACATCGACACCGACACGCAGTACACCTACACGCGCTCGGTCGCCGCGAGCATGTTCGGCAACTACGACGGCGTGCTCAAGGTCGACGGCGAGGTCGGCAACAAGAAGGTCTACGACCCGCGTGCGTGGGGCAAGGCCGCGGAGACCGCGATGGCTGCCCGCGTCGTCTCGGCGACGCAGCAGCTGGGCTCGGCGGGCTGGTCGACCAAGTAG